The proteins below are encoded in one region of Penaeus monodon isolate SGIC_2016 chromosome 32, NSTDA_Pmon_1, whole genome shotgun sequence:
- the LOC119593295 gene encoding forkhead box protein D1-like, which yields MVDSVASECVTKYHHHSGSGKPDGTGSRRMSLRTLQKALTLDPEEDDIDEDDEDVAEGWSVRRPPGNAGAGNAGAGNGGAGNGGTGNGGAGNGGGRAGNNLPFGGVGQLAEPILRGQCIVEKLISNGYGYELISIMSRDEFFLPIPSWWLRPLLVYYKDFRENFENGRHV from the exons ATGGTAGACAGCGTGGCGTCAGAATGCGTGACCAAGTACCACCACCACAGCGGTTCCGGCAAACCTGACGGGACAGGGAGCAGGAGGATGAGCTTGAGGACTCTGCAGAAGGCTTTGACTCTCGACCCTGAGGAAGATGATATAGATGAGGACGACGAAGATGTGGCTGAAGGATGGAGTGTG CGTCGGCCCCCGGGCAATGCAGGCGCAGGCAATGCAGGCGCGGGCAATGGAGGCGCGGGCAATGGAGGCACGGGCAATGGAGGCGCGGGCAATGGCGGAGGGCGTGCCGGCAACAACCTTCCCTTTGGGGGCGTGGGCCAGTTGGCAGAACCTATCCTCAGAGGGCAATGCATCGTGGAGAAACTG ATCAGCAACGGCTACGGTTACGAGTTGATCAGCATCATGAGCCGAGATGAATTTTTCTTGCCGATCCCTTCGTGG TGGCTGAGACCTCTCCTCGTCTATTACAAAGACTTCAGGGAGAATTTCGAAAACGGAAGGCACGTCTGA